Proteins encoded together in one Pontiella desulfatans window:
- a CDS encoding response regulator, with the protein MNVWIVEDDPGYRRNLRMSLELEDGISVGQVFPSCEDLFVALETSEVPDVVLMDLGLPGMGGIEAIRKLSVQTPELAVMVLTVFSEKKKVAKALKAGAAGYLLKESDATEIARSLGDSLSRYATGIAKV; encoded by the coding sequence ATGAATGTATGGATTGTGGAAGATGACCCCGGATATCGACGGAATCTGCGGATGTCGCTGGAATTGGAAGACGGCATCTCGGTGGGGCAGGTGTTTCCGTCGTGCGAGGATCTGTTTGTGGCGCTGGAGACCTCCGAAGTGCCTGATGTTGTCCTGATGGATTTGGGGTTGCCGGGCATGGGTGGCATCGAGGCCATCCGCAAATTATCGGTTCAGACGCCGGAGCTGGCGGTGATGGTGCTTACGGTTTTCAGCGAGAAGAAAAAGGTTGCCAAAGCACTGAAGGCCGGAGCCGCAGGCTATCTGTTGAAAGAATCGGATGCTACGGAAATTGCCCGTTCCCTCGGTGATTCCCTGAGTCGTTATGCAACGGGAATCGCGAAGGTCTAG
- a CDS encoding sensor histidine kinase produces MVLVWLLATRAVAQKTPVDPPYPLEKHQQAENQLDVSALSLPHRIRNLEQERRELLEKIARLPHHAPRALSDHLGYHSLPWKDSRREGKINTIEVQFDFDPGLGAIAMVPALVPGESGGYAFPKRFKMEVLDRGGKWVGGKGGRWEVPPPPYSWKEIVNWMEDDFPDPGPYPVFFTIQERVRINRLRLTMPTGGGDSSFHALGELYLFRDPDHSPILGDNMMAWDTVSVHAQSALSKPPLWDVAYLNDGIVGLGMPLSEEITKVDDFMVAWDANASGGEAVQIVLDLGRILPIGRVQLWPAKAPHGMAVSHFGFPDQVTVEISVHPHFKDATRFEVEKIRDRLYTDNVLNVITAAEKARYIRIVASDLDTYMEQKILGLGEIRVSEFDEVWSLNCEISAEGIPQSGQGQLSRLVDGFSRNRRILREVEWIRGLAMRRPVDRRLVVVAHELNLARKAWSDMKLRAAIWGGALLCFCLIGAMGLQRLQRRKVLKKLKNRITRDLHDEVGSSLGSINLAARRMENKGATKDDLSELSLMAREASASLKDVVWVIDQAKIRLPELLNKLGGRAARVLSGIALEVELPENCPDLIVPLTFKRHLLMFFKEAVHNCARHSGATRVDLSTSINDGIMELRLQDNGCGFDPEAHREGWGVDSMRKRAEELGGKMDLQTAPGKGTTIVLTLPLRAITDKTDHSYKTSN; encoded by the coding sequence ATGGTGCTGGTGTGGTTGCTTGCTACGCGAGCCGTTGCGCAGAAAACACCCGTGGATCCCCCTTATCCGCTCGAAAAACACCAGCAGGCCGAGAACCAGCTGGACGTATCTGCGCTTTCTTTGCCGCACCGCATTCGGAATCTGGAGCAGGAACGCCGCGAGCTTCTGGAAAAAATTGCCCGTCTGCCTCATCATGCACCCCGGGCTCTATCCGATCATCTCGGCTATCATTCCTTGCCCTGGAAAGATTCTCGTCGGGAGGGCAAGATCAATACGATTGAAGTTCAGTTCGATTTTGATCCCGGTCTGGGAGCGATTGCCATGGTTCCCGCGTTGGTTCCGGGGGAGTCGGGGGGGTATGCGTTTCCAAAACGCTTTAAAATGGAGGTGTTGGATCGGGGCGGGAAGTGGGTCGGCGGCAAGGGCGGGCGATGGGAAGTTCCGCCCCCTCCATACTCATGGAAAGAAATAGTCAACTGGATGGAGGACGATTTTCCAGATCCCGGCCCCTATCCGGTTTTTTTTACTATTCAGGAGCGGGTCAGGATCAATCGCTTGCGGCTAACGATGCCAACGGGGGGGGGAGATTCCTCATTCCATGCCCTTGGGGAACTCTATTTATTTCGTGATCCCGACCACAGCCCGATACTGGGGGATAATATGATGGCCTGGGATACGGTCTCGGTGCATGCGCAGAGCGCCCTGTCGAAACCCCCCTTGTGGGATGTGGCCTACCTGAATGACGGTATCGTCGGGTTAGGGATGCCTTTGAGCGAAGAGATTACAAAGGTTGATGATTTCATGGTCGCCTGGGATGCAAATGCGTCCGGCGGAGAGGCCGTTCAGATTGTGTTGGACCTGGGACGGATTCTTCCTATTGGCCGGGTGCAGCTCTGGCCGGCCAAGGCCCCCCATGGCATGGCGGTTTCGCATTTTGGGTTTCCTGATCAAGTGACCGTCGAAATCTCCGTTCATCCTCACTTTAAAGATGCAACCCGTTTTGAGGTGGAGAAAATCAGGGACCGTTTGTATACGGATAATGTATTGAATGTTATCACTGCTGCAGAAAAAGCCCGCTATATCCGGATTGTTGCCAGTGATCTTGATACCTATATGGAGCAGAAGATTCTGGGGCTCGGAGAGATCCGTGTATCAGAATTTGATGAAGTGTGGTCTCTCAACTGCGAAATATCTGCGGAGGGAATTCCTCAATCGGGCCAGGGCCAGCTTTCGCGTCTGGTGGATGGATTCAGTCGTAATCGTCGTATTTTGCGTGAGGTGGAGTGGATCCGCGGCCTAGCGATGCGCCGTCCGGTAGACCGGCGATTGGTCGTCGTTGCGCATGAATTGAATCTGGCCCGTAAGGCCTGGAGTGATATGAAACTTCGTGCGGCCATTTGGGGAGGAGCCCTGCTTTGTTTTTGCTTGATTGGGGCAATGGGACTTCAGCGCCTGCAACGCCGGAAGGTCTTGAAGAAACTGAAGAATCGAATTACCCGGGATCTGCACGATGAGGTCGGGAGTAGTCTGGGCAGTATCAATCTGGCGGCCCGGCGCATGGAAAATAAAGGAGCCACGAAGGATGACCTATCAGAACTTTCTCTGATGGCCCGGGAGGCCTCCGCTTCGTTAAAGGATGTGGTTTGGGTTATTGATCAGGCCAAGATCCGCCTGCCGGAGCTGTTGAACAAGTTGGGAGGGCGGGCCGCGCGCGTTCTCAGCGGGATTGCTCTGGAAGTGGAACTGCCCGAAAACTGTCCAGACCTCATAGTGCCTCTGACGTTTAAACGCCACCTGCTTATGTTTTTTAAGGAAGCGGTTCATAACTGCGCCCGGCACTCCGGAGCGACCCGTGTTGATTTATCCACTTCAATAAACGATGGGATCATGGAATTACGCCTGCAGGATAATGGATGCGGCTTTGATCCGGAAGCTCATCGAGAAGGTTGGGGGGTGGATAGCATGCGCAAACGGGCGGAAGAACTCGGCGGTAAAATGGATCTGCAGACGGCTCCGGGGAAAGGAACAACCATCGTTCTGACATTGCCGTTACGTGCAATAACCGATAAAACAGACCATTCATATAAAACTTCAAACTAG
- a CDS encoding glycoside hydrolase family 2 protein, whose product MKKLMFALAALVVAMIGNAELRESQSLDGEWNIVFDAANEGRAAEWHTHDVFQALESRPIPVPSCWEEIVQDYEGVVTYGKTFSIPKDWKGKTVRLQFDAVNYISEVWLNDHCVGRHEGGYSPFEFRVDDLLDYDRENFLSLRVVGPIVTREDLVIDGLGKNDAPHWRGAIVGGIWQSVRLVAAGPVTIDDVFVIPRLADDSAKVELTLNNTGTKRLGKKVHVSISHEGQIVAEHKESMLLDPGTNKGDWTVKIPDAQYWLPDAPNLYTVSVSVDGSDEESARFGMRELTIKDKEFLLNGEPVYIKAAFFEGLYPTKLALPDNMEMAHREIQLAKDAGFNMIRPWRKPPPPAWLDLCDEMGVLVIGGLPIECMKQWPTVTPDMPRRIEHEVRAAIMRDRNRACIVQWEIFNEIWRAELKRMKHPMSMLARELDPSRMILDESGGFADGANIYLPYKVEPTKFNDIHIYCGAPINDDTYNSFLSLGMTPQEMNAVGFDPKRVRNKHAHPGLMSLVSEIGYGSIPDVVENNKRFREKGNPLVPPYRYHQMLEETTAQVLKESGLDAIYPSVQEFCIEQQQIHSDANKRMIEAIRSNPLVRGYCVHALTGGDWVLGAGLLDLWRNPKQSYYGTKEANAPRYLAVRVMPRNIYAGQDAKVRVTGINDLGMIGGSLTVQLVNESGKPVKKWSRNVELGKGVSNLLEEALDASKLSGAFKAEVSLKDASGALVAQNTFGFDVFGSKDLLTPSAKIAVLDSNNKLKPFLEKSGIPFVEFNKDTPESMPVYVVDNEAKTSALKTRFQTLEQFVKDGGTAVYLQALRRPGNVYWGAQLPSDEVLPIEKDKEHALGLWVGVSHIVTDHPVFDGLPVNCMMGQEYENVWSPYVLKDMGNDLIVGSISYGFYAGEKTHMQSYIGPEPAFFGMDMGVVPHGNGRYVLNTLRLVENLGSDPVADKILFNIIQWTAE is encoded by the coding sequence ATGAAAAAACTAATGTTTGCCCTCGCGGCGCTGGTGGTTGCAATGATTGGAAATGCGGAGTTGCGTGAATCTCAATCGCTGGACGGAGAATGGAACATTGTTTTTGATGCCGCCAATGAAGGACGGGCTGCGGAATGGCATACGCATGACGTTTTCCAGGCATTGGAAAGCCGGCCGATTCCAGTGCCCAGCTGCTGGGAAGAGATTGTACAGGATTATGAAGGGGTGGTCACCTATGGCAAAACCTTCAGTATTCCCAAGGATTGGAAAGGGAAGACCGTCCGGCTTCAGTTTGATGCGGTAAACTATATTTCCGAAGTTTGGCTGAATGATCATTGCGTTGGACGTCATGAAGGTGGATACAGTCCGTTTGAGTTCCGCGTCGATGACCTGCTGGACTATGATCGTGAAAACTTTCTTTCCCTGCGCGTAGTGGGCCCGATTGTGACACGCGAAGATCTGGTGATTGATGGACTGGGCAAAAACGATGCGCCGCATTGGCGTGGGGCCATTGTCGGCGGTATCTGGCAGTCCGTACGATTGGTGGCGGCCGGCCCCGTCACCATTGACGATGTATTTGTGATCCCCCGATTGGCCGACGATTCAGCCAAGGTAGAACTTACGCTCAATAATACCGGTACAAAGCGGCTGGGAAAAAAAGTCCATGTTTCGATCTCCCATGAGGGACAGATCGTAGCTGAACATAAGGAGTCAATGCTGCTGGATCCGGGGACAAACAAAGGCGATTGGACGGTTAAGATTCCTGATGCCCAATACTGGTTGCCCGATGCGCCGAACCTCTACACCGTTTCGGTCTCGGTGGACGGTTCCGATGAGGAGTCCGCCCGCTTCGGGATGCGTGAACTGACGATTAAAGACAAGGAATTTTTACTGAACGGTGAGCCGGTTTATATCAAAGCGGCATTTTTTGAAGGCCTTTATCCGACAAAACTGGCCCTGCCGGATAATATGGAAATGGCACATCGCGAAATCCAGTTGGCGAAAGATGCCGGGTTCAATATGATCCGCCCATGGCGTAAACCACCGCCGCCGGCATGGCTTGACCTTTGTGATGAAATGGGTGTGCTCGTCATTGGCGGGCTGCCGATTGAATGCATGAAACAGTGGCCGACCGTGACGCCGGATATGCCGCGCCGCATTGAACATGAAGTGCGTGCTGCCATCATGCGCGACCGGAACCGTGCATGCATCGTGCAGTGGGAAATCTTTAATGAAATCTGGCGGGCCGAGCTCAAGCGGATGAAACATCCGATGTCGATGCTGGCCCGCGAGCTGGATCCATCGCGGATGATTCTTGATGAATCCGGGGGCTTTGCGGACGGAGCGAATATCTATCTGCCCTATAAGGTGGAACCAACGAAATTTAATGACATTCATATTTATTGCGGCGCACCGATTAACGACGATACTTATAACTCATTTCTTTCATTGGGTATGACCCCGCAGGAGATGAACGCGGTCGGTTTTGATCCGAAAAGGGTGAGAAATAAACATGCTCATCCGGGGCTGATGTCGCTGGTTTCAGAGATTGGTTACGGTAGTATTCCGGACGTGGTGGAGAATAATAAGCGGTTCCGTGAAAAGGGCAATCCGCTCGTGCCGCCATACCGATATCACCAGATGCTTGAGGAGACCACGGCCCAGGTGCTGAAAGAGAGTGGTCTGGATGCCATTTATCCAAGTGTGCAGGAGTTTTGTATTGAGCAACAGCAGATTCATTCCGATGCCAATAAACGCATGATCGAGGCGATACGTTCCAACCCCTTGGTTCGCGGGTATTGTGTGCATGCGCTAACCGGTGGTGATTGGGTGCTCGGGGCGGGACTGCTCGATCTGTGGCGTAATCCAAAGCAGTCCTACTATGGAACCAAAGAAGCCAACGCCCCGCGTTATCTTGCGGTTCGGGTAATGCCTCGTAATATTTATGCCGGACAGGATGCGAAAGTTCGTGTGACCGGGATTAATGATTTAGGGATGATCGGCGGGTCGCTTACGGTTCAGCTTGTCAATGAATCGGGTAAGCCGGTGAAAAAGTGGTCGCGCAACGTTGAACTAGGCAAAGGCGTATCCAACTTGTTGGAAGAAGCTCTCGATGCCTCTAAGCTATCGGGCGCATTCAAGGCAGAGGTTTCCCTGAAAGATGCCTCGGGTGCTTTGGTTGCCCAGAACACGTTCGGCTTTGATGTTTTCGGTTCAAAGGATCTACTAACTCCTTCTGCAAAAATTGCGGTGCTGGATTCGAATAATAAGTTGAAACCTTTCCTGGAAAAATCGGGTATTCCCTTCGTGGAATTCAATAAGGATACCCCGGAGTCGATGCCGGTTTATGTGGTGGATAATGAAGCGAAGACTTCGGCTCTCAAAACCCGGTTCCAGACGCTGGAACAATTTGTGAAGGATGGCGGAACGGCGGTATACCTTCAGGCTCTGCGCCGCCCGGGGAATGTCTATTGGGGCGCGCAGCTCCCATCCGATGAGGTCCTGCCGATCGAAAAAGATAAAGAGCATGCGCTGGGCCTGTGGGTCGGCGTGTCGCACATCGTGACGGATCATCCGGTATTTGACGGACTCCCGGTCAATTGCATGATGGGGCAGGAATATGAAAATGTCTGGTCGCCCTATGTCCTTAAAGACATGGGGAACGATCTGATTGTGGGTTCTATCAGCTATGGTTTTTATGCCGGCGAAAAAACGCATATGCAGAGTTACATCGGTCCTGAACCTGCGTTCTTTGGTATGGATATGGGAGTCGTGCCGCATGGTAACGGACGATATGTGCTTAATACGCTGCGCCTGGTGGAAAATCTGGGTTCCGATCCGGTGGCCGATAAGATCCTGTTCAATATAATCCAATGGACGGCGGAATAA
- a CDS encoding sulfatase, translating into MMIVLDDMNDWLGVMGGHPQAKTPNMDRLASEGVLFLNAHANVGVCSPSRASFMSGVHPLSSGCWGFNNPLQNEVLNDSKNLPELARENGFKAYQTGKVFHHVPQTAWTQKGIKKYHGPMAWDGQKVALHPSCPETMAELGALDSTYASLSDVPSVGGYTGWWDSNSRKPFRYVSEDDRDLMTDEQSVEWFRKKMVALERNKNAEPFMMAFGIMRPHTPLVVPQTFFDQFTLEDVQLPVMKKDDIDDLPWGEGSRGRQTIEALRAGADDPELEFKKYVQAYLASVAFADDIVGQTLAILDGSRFKENTVVVLFSDHGYNIGEKEYLWKYNLWEESTRVPLIIRDSRYAASAGKTVGHPVSLIDVFPTITDLCGITGETVKGSRGAPVDGHSLRPFLEHPQTTEWDGPDAALSVIASWKSQKPVDQHLSIRTKDWRYTRYEGGGEELYDHRNDPNEWNNLAHHPEYDAIKVKLAAQMNAMVPKTTPKANVPKQETAAKTADELWKDKYFGWHPDADTDNDGELSWEEYKTHKTALDAKKAGSN; encoded by the coding sequence ATGATGATCGTGTTAGACGATATGAATGACTGGCTAGGAGTGATGGGTGGACATCCGCAGGCGAAGACCCCGAACATGGACCGTTTGGCGAGTGAAGGAGTGCTGTTTCTGAATGCCCATGCGAATGTCGGGGTCTGTTCGCCTTCGCGTGCGAGCTTTATGTCCGGTGTGCATCCGCTTTCAAGCGGGTGTTGGGGGTTCAATAATCCGTTGCAGAACGAGGTGCTGAATGACTCGAAGAACTTGCCGGAACTAGCGCGCGAAAATGGATTCAAGGCCTATCAAACGGGGAAGGTCTTCCACCATGTTCCCCAAACGGCCTGGACACAGAAAGGGATAAAAAAATATCACGGGCCGATGGCATGGGACGGCCAAAAGGTAGCCTTGCATCCGTCTTGTCCTGAAACCATGGCCGAACTCGGCGCTCTGGATTCCACCTATGCTTCTCTGTCGGATGTTCCTTCTGTCGGTGGCTACACCGGTTGGTGGGATTCCAATTCAAGAAAACCGTTTCGTTATGTATCTGAGGATGATCGCGATCTGATGACCGATGAACAGAGCGTTGAATGGTTCCGGAAAAAGATGGTTGCGCTGGAGCGGAACAAGAATGCCGAACCGTTTATGATGGCGTTCGGCATCATGCGACCGCACACGCCGCTGGTGGTTCCTCAAACCTTTTTTGATCAATTCACGCTCGAAGATGTCCAGCTTCCCGTCATGAAAAAAGACGATATCGATGATCTTCCATGGGGCGAAGGTTCGCGTGGGCGACAAACCATAGAGGCGTTGCGCGCCGGCGCGGACGATCCCGAGCTGGAGTTTAAAAAATACGTTCAGGCCTATCTGGCTTCGGTGGCCTTTGCCGACGACATCGTGGGGCAGACGCTCGCGATTCTGGACGGCAGCCGTTTTAAGGAAAACACGGTTGTCGTGCTGTTCAGTGACCATGGTTATAATATCGGGGAAAAAGAATATCTCTGGAAATATAATCTATGGGAAGAGAGCACGCGTGTGCCGCTCATCATCCGTGATTCGCGCTACGCGGCAAGTGCCGGGAAAACGGTCGGCCATCCGGTCAGCCTGATTGATGTTTTTCCCACGATCACCGATCTTTGCGGTATTACGGGGGAGACGGTGAAGGGTTCCCGTGGTGCGCCGGTCGATGGGCACAGCCTTCGGCCATTCCTGGAGCATCCGCAAACGACCGAGTGGGATGGGCCGGATGCCGCCCTTTCAGTTATTGCCAGTTGGAAATCGCAAAAGCCTGTTGATCAGCATCTTTCTATCCGGACAAAAGACTGGCGATATACCCGGTATGAAGGCGGGGGCGAAGAGTTGTATGATCATCGCAATGATCCGAATGAATGGAACAATCTGGCTCATCATCCGGAGTACGATGCCATCAAAGTAAAACTGGCTGCCCAAATGAATGCGATGGTTCCAAAAACAACGCCGAAAGCAAATGTGCCCAAACAGGAGACTGCTGCAAAGACGGCGGATGAGTTGTGGAAGGATAAATATTTCGGCTGGCATCCTGATGCGGATACAGACAACGATGGTGAATTAAGCTGGGAGGAATACAAGACGCATAAGACGGCGTTGGATGCAAAGAAAGCCGGCTCGAACTAA
- a CDS encoding response regulator has translation MISINIWIVEDDAGYRRNLRKSLEQEKHISVERVFPSCIEFFDALETEQAPDVVLMDLGLPGMSGLDAIRKLSDFAPDLAVMVLTVFKDKEKVLEALDAGAAGYLLKESDETEIIKALEQVFMGGSPLSPSVAKIVVQELRKPSAEEVFMLSKREIEVLEKLADGLAVKEIASDLEISISTAGFHLSNIYKKLQVQSQTGAVAKALRAGVI, from the coding sequence ATGATTTCGATAAATATATGGATTGTGGAAGATGATGCCGGGTACCGGCGGAATCTGCGCAAGTCACTTGAGCAAGAGAAGCATATCTCCGTTGAACGGGTTTTTCCTTCCTGTATTGAATTCTTTGATGCACTGGAAACAGAGCAGGCGCCGGATGTGGTCCTCATGGACTTGGGGCTTCCGGGAATGAGTGGACTTGATGCGATACGGAAACTGTCCGACTTCGCGCCCGATCTCGCGGTGATGGTTCTAACGGTTTTCAAGGATAAGGAAAAAGTGCTGGAGGCCCTGGATGCCGGTGCTGCAGGATATCTGCTTAAAGAGTCCGATGAGACGGAGATCATTAAAGCGCTCGAACAGGTTTTCATGGGGGGATCGCCCCTGAGTCCTTCAGTCGCTAAAATTGTGGTGCAGGAGCTGAGAAAACCTTCTGCTGAAGAAGTTTTCATGTTGTCTAAAAGGGAAATAGAAGTTCTGGAAAAACTGGCGGATGGACTGGCGGTGAAAGAGATCGCAAGCGATCTGGAGATCAGCATAAGCACGGCTGGTTTCCATCTCTCCAATATCTATAAGAAACTTCAGGTTCAGTCTCAGACCGGAGCGGTTGCCAAGGCCCTTCGTGCCGGGGTGATCTGA
- a CDS encoding sulfatase family protein, translating to MRNRSIMGIGLAGTLAVLAQAADQPNVVIIYGDDVGYGDVGAYGSEMIPTPNIDRLAAQGLRFTDGHCSAATCTPSRFSMLTGIHGFRHNARVLPPNAPLIVPTDKLTLPKLFKKSGYQTAVIGKWHLGIGEKGKPVDWNGDVKPGPLEVGFDYSFLLPSTNDRVPCVLMRNHRVIGQDPKDPLYVGNKLKEVQKLGSTQYPDGKTHREAMTFYPSTHDHDNSIINGVGRIGYQSGGKSALWDDATLSDVFVEEMERYIADHKETPFFLYFASQDIHVPRVPHPRFRGKTKLGYRGDAMVQFDWSVGEIMKALDKHGLAENTIVIFSSDNGPVYDDGYADGTTVLCSQEEGEKGHDGSGVWRGGKYQIYEGGTRVPFIVRWPARVLPGTSDALVSQIDLLASFAELLDVSLGDGDGSDSRSSLAAFLGDDPDGQEYMIEESFGLALRKGEWKYIEPSLPKWPPGRPAIERSLYNLSTDPSETTNVIADYPEVAGELEQQLKKWVEAKGIRSLK from the coding sequence ATGAGAAATAGATCTATAATGGGTATCGGGCTTGCGGGAACGCTGGCGGTTTTGGCTCAGGCAGCCGATCAACCGAATGTGGTTATTATTTACGGTGATGATGTCGGGTACGGCGATGTTGGGGCATATGGCTCTGAAATGATTCCTACACCGAACATTGACCGGTTGGCGGCTCAGGGGTTGCGTTTCACGGATGGTCATTGTTCTGCCGCCACCTGCACTCCGTCGCGTTTTTCCATGCTGACCGGCATTCATGGCTTCCGCCACAATGCACGTGTTCTGCCTCCGAATGCACCGCTGATTGTTCCGACCGATAAGCTGACCCTTCCGAAGCTTTTTAAAAAATCGGGCTATCAGACCGCGGTGATAGGTAAATGGCACCTAGGTATCGGTGAAAAGGGAAAACCTGTGGATTGGAACGGGGATGTGAAACCCGGTCCGTTGGAAGTCGGATTTGATTATTCCTTCCTGCTGCCCTCCACCAATGACCGTGTACCTTGCGTACTGATGCGCAATCATCGGGTGATCGGCCAGGACCCGAAGGATCCGCTCTATGTCGGGAATAAACTGAAAGAGGTTCAGAAACTTGGCAGTACACAGTATCCGGATGGAAAGACCCACCGTGAGGCCATGACCTTTTATCCGAGCACACACGATCATGATAACAGCATTATCAATGGGGTCGGCCGTATCGGCTACCAGTCAGGCGGAAAGTCAGCGCTGTGGGACGATGCGACCCTCTCGGATGTATTTGTGGAAGAGATGGAACGCTATATCGCGGATCATAAAGAGACGCCCTTCTTCCTGTACTTTGCCTCGCAGGATATTCATGTGCCGCGTGTGCCGCACCCGCGTTTCCGGGGGAAGACCAAGCTGGGTTATCGCGGTGATGCCATGGTGCAGTTCGACTGGTCGGTCGGGGAAATCATGAAGGCGCTCGATAAACATGGTCTGGCTGAAAATACGATCGTCATATTCTCCAGCGATAACGGGCCGGTTTATGACGATGGCTACGCCGACGGAACCACCGTGCTCTGCTCCCAAGAGGAAGGGGAAAAGGGGCATGACGGCTCCGGTGTCTGGCGCGGCGGAAAATACCAGATTTATGAAGGTGGAACGCGGGTGCCGTTTATTGTTCGCTGGCCGGCACGAGTCCTGCCGGGCACATCGGATGCATTGGTGAGCCAGATTGACCTGCTGGCTTCATTCGCCGAGTTGTTGGATGTTTCGTTGGGTGATGGAGACGGTTCGGACAGCCGCAGTTCGTTGGCGGCGTTCCTTGGAGATGATCCCGACGGGCAGGAATATATGATCGAAGAATCATTCGGCTTGGCCTTACGCAAAGGCGAGTGGAAGTACATCGAGCCTTCTCTGCCGAAATGGCCGCCGGGCCGACCGGCTATAGAGCGATCCCTTTATAATCTTTCAACGGATCCTTCGGAGACGACCAACGTGATTGCGGACTATCCTGAAGTGGCCGGTGAACTGGAGCAACAACTCAAAAAATGGGTGGAGGCGAAGGGAATACGCAGCCTCAAGTAG